The proteins below come from a single Mesobacillus jeotgali genomic window:
- a CDS encoding spore gernimation protein GerPD — MNFQVYNRDICVGDIRIIGVSSSSLLMVGDAETIQLAATFDTPSESLIVGPFVPLSPDIS, encoded by the coding sequence ATGAATTTCCAAGTCTATAACCGGGATATTTGTGTCGGCGACATCAGGATCATAGGTGTTTCCAGTTCCTCGCTGCTGATGGTTGGGGATGCTGAAACAATCCAGCTGGCAGCAACCTTTGATACACCATCTGAATCGTTGATTGTCGGCCCATTCGTCCCGCTGTCACCGGATATATCGTGA
- a CDS encoding spore germination protein, which produces MPAIIGPVQILNVGGGTVQFGDTLFISPKSNSKTVAGQGGFNTGGFIVTNNGLSASNVLDANLIDQPTVGNN; this is translated from the coding sequence ATGCCAGCAATAATAGGTCCTGTGCAAATATTGAATGTAGGCGGCGGGACAGTGCAGTTTGGCGACACGCTGTTCATCTCGCCAAAGAGCAATTCTAAAACAGTCGCTGGGCAGGGTGGGTTCAATACTGGAGGATTCATTGTCACGAATAATGGATTAAGTGCCAGCAATGTTCTTGATGCCAACTTGATTGACCAGCCGACTGTAGGAAATAACTAG
- a CDS encoding spore germination protein GerPE yields MLQRITCVDHIKIDSVSFSSIFQIGDSEQIQAISRALAVQREAEIFFDNEGNFDVFPIFSEPIPFQPTDEENVVFSTHNLNPVLKVRNIDILGASSSSVVHLGNSRNIAMEARVKHIRQLLPRNDKTNGTSGANGTNEEEN; encoded by the coding sequence ATGCTTCAAAGAATAACATGTGTTGACCATATAAAAATTGACTCGGTATCCTTCTCCTCGATTTTCCAGATCGGTGATTCGGAACAAATACAGGCCATCTCCAGGGCATTGGCCGTGCAAAGAGAGGCCGAGATTTTTTTCGATAATGAAGGGAATTTCGATGTGTTCCCGATTTTTTCAGAACCGATTCCCTTTCAACCAACTGATGAAGAAAATGTTGTTTTCTCGACCCACAACCTCAACCCTGTATTAAAGGTCAGGAATATTGATATCCTGGGTGCCTCTTCCTCATCAGTTGTACACCTTGGAAACAGCCGCAATATAGCTATGGAAGCCCGGGTAAAGCATATACGCCAGCTTTTGCCCCGAAATGACAAAACGAATGGAACAAGTGGTGCCAATGGAACTAATGAAGAAGAAAATTAA
- a CDS encoding HNH endonuclease: MAKKKQSGTCELCGREEVEVTIHHLTPKELGGTFMPTANLCIPCHKQIHALFTNEELAADLNKIERLRSHPELEKFLKWIKKQPSTRLPKISKSNARKRNKR; the protein is encoded by the coding sequence GTGGCAAAGAAAAAACAATCCGGTACATGTGAATTATGCGGCAGGGAAGAGGTTGAGGTAACCATTCACCATCTGACTCCGAAAGAATTGGGGGGCACTTTCATGCCAACAGCCAATCTGTGCATCCCTTGCCATAAACAGATTCATGCTCTATTCACGAATGAAGAGCTTGCAGCGGATTTAAACAAGATTGAGCGGCTTCGCTCCCATCCTGAATTGGAGAAGTTTTTGAAATGGATAAAAAAACAGCCTTCTACAAGGCTGCCGAAAATATCAAAATCTAATGCGCGAAAAAGAAATAAACGCTAG